TCCCCCTGACCGCCCTGCTGGCCCTTGTGCTGAACGCGCCCATCCCCCTGGTGTGCCTTTCGCTGCAAAGCGAGAACTTCAGCAAGATGCCCCTTGGGGTGGCGCGGCTGCGGAGCCGGAAGTGGATCAACGACATCACAAGAGGGGACCGGTCATGAGCCTTTTCTGCTGTCCGGTCTGCGGCCTGCCTCTGACCAGAGGTTCCTCCGCTTTCCGCTGCCCCCGGGGCCACAGCTATGATATCGCCCGGGAGGGCTACACCCACCTGCTGATTGCCAACCGCAAGCATTCCGCCGATCCCGGAGACGACAAGGGCATGGCCGCCGCCCGGCGGGAGTTTCTCTCTATGGGCTACTACCGTCCCCTGTTGGACGCGCTGTGCGGCCTGGCCATACGCCATACGGGAGAAGCCCCCCGGGTGTTGGACGCGGGCTGCGGGGAGGGCTACTACACCTCCGGCCTCTTTCACGCCCTGGTCCAGGCCGGGAAAGCGCCCGTCATAGCGGGCATCGACATCTCCAAATCCATTCTCCGTTCCGCCGCCCGGCGAGAGAAGGCCGTGGAGTTCGCCGTGGCCTCCTCCTATCATCTGCCGCTGCCAGACGGCTCTGTGGACCTGCTGCTGAACTGCTTCTCCCCCCTGGCTCTGGAGGAGTTCACCCGCGTGGTGCGCGGCGGCGGCTTCTTTTTCTATGTAGTTCCCGCCGTCCACCACCTTTACGAGATGAAGCAGATTCTCTACGACGATCCCTACCCCAATGAGGAGAAGGAGACGCCCTACCCCGGCTTCACCTACGAATCCATTGTACCGGTGGACTTCACAATGCATCTCACCTGCCAGCGGGACATTCACAATCTCTTCCAGATGACGCCCTATTACTGGAAAACGCCGAAATCCGGCGCGGAGCGT
This window of the Dysosmobacter acutus genome carries:
- a CDS encoding putative RNA methyltransferase, producing MSLFCCPVCGLPLTRGSSAFRCPRGHSYDIAREGYTHLLIANRKHSADPGDDKGMAAARREFLSMGYYRPLLDALCGLAIRHTGEAPRVLDAGCGEGYYTSGLFHALVQAGKAPVIAGIDISKSILRSAARREKAVEFAVASSYHLPLPDGSVDLLLNCFSPLALEEFTRVVRGGGFFFYVVPAVHHLYEMKQILYDDPYPNEEKETPYPGFTYESIVPVDFTMHLTCQRDIHNLFQMTPYYWKTPKSGAERLLAIDALTTRAGFRIHVFRRN